In one Oculatellaceae cyanobacterium genomic region, the following are encoded:
- a CDS encoding Nif11-like leader peptide family natural product precursor: protein MSNESAKKFLADAAHNMVLREKFKPVTNPQEFINTVEELGYSFTTEELKDVVKECSEGVVIRRKTGVWQWLRTINWV, encoded by the coding sequence ATGTCTAATGAAAGTGCGAAGAAATTTCTTGCTGATGCTGCTCATAATATGGTGTTGCGGGAAAAGTTTAAACCTGTAACAAATCCTCAAGAATTTATTAACACTGTTGAGGAATTGGGTTACAGCTTTACCACCGAGGAACTTAAGGATGTGGTGAAAGAATGTAGTGAGGGAGTTGTGATCAGAAGGAAGACAGGCGTTTGGCAATGGCTACGTACTATTAACTGGGTTTAG